Below is a window of Yersinia kristensenii DNA.
CGTAAAGGCCCCGACCGGCAGAACAGAATCACCAAATTGCATGATACGAATGAGATCTGATGCATTCATTGCGGTGCCTCCCTGCGTGAATCAGTGTTTATGGTCGTGGTCATGATCGCCGTGGCTATGACTGTGGTCATGGTCGTGGCTATGTGAATGCCCATCGCCGTGGGAATGAATCGCGTGAATATGTAAGCCGGAACCATGGGGGTCATCCAAAGGACTGGCGACATGAACATGAGTATCGGTATCTTCAGCCCCGCCAAATAGCAGGCGCGCTTCAGAATTACTGAGCAACGGCAGAATTTCTGCACCTTTCACAAAACGGAAAGGTAAATGCTGGAAGCCATGAGTTCTCATCACAGAATCCATCATGGTGGTGGCCACCGTCAGAGGCACATACACCTCATTATTTTTCGTCACCGCTTTCCAGTGCTGGTTACCCAGTGCGTGGCCCAACTCAAAGCAAGTTTTAATCAATTCATCCGGCGAGCGGCTTTTCAGCTCACTTAGGTCAATCACCATGACATCGCGCAAATTGATTTGCACCACCACGGCGACATGGGTTTCTTCATCCCATGCCAGCACATCACCATCAGCAAGGACGACGTGTCGGTCGAGCGAAATACCGAGATCCAACCCCTGACTGCTGAGTTTACGGCAGCGGCTTTTTTGCGCTTCCCGTTGATCCAAGACTAAGAGATCAAAAGTGGCTCCTTTGAGTTTCTCCTGCCAAACCGGATCTTTTTTCACATTGCCAAGAATGTGCTCTATCAAAATCATGTTATTGACTCCTTGCCTGTCTTTTTGGCAAAAGCCAGTTGCCCAAAGTAATAAAATCCATTTCTGTGCCACTCATCCCAGCAATTTTCGCGGCCCATCCTTGGGCCAGATGACACTTACCTTGGGCAAGCTGAACACTTAATTACTGTATTGGGGTCCAGACTTATCTGTTAGCCAAAGCTTTTATTCACCAAAACGCTTATTAACCAAAGAAGTAGCGCTGGTTCATTGATGCTGTATCAATCGGCTCACAGGTAGCATGTACACCATCTACTTTCACCGCAAAGGTTTCAGGATCCACTTCAATGTTTGGTGTTTGGTCATTACGCACCAAGTCATGCTTAGAGATGGTTCGACAGTTTTTAACCGCCATAACCTGACGGTCCAGCCCAGCTTTCTCTTTCACACCATCATCCAGTGCAGCTTGAGAAACGAAAGTGACGCAGGTGTCTTGCATGGTTTTACCCATGGCACCAAACATTGGGCGGTAGAATACCGGTTGTGGCGTCGGCAATGATGCGTTCGGGTCACCCATCGCCGCCCAGTTGATCATGCCACCTTTGATAACCATTTTAGGTTTAGCGCCGAAGAAACGCGGATCCCACAGCACCAGGTCAGCCATTTTTCCCACTTCAACGGAACCAATGACATGACTAACACCTTGCGCAATCGCCGGGTTAATAGTGATTTTTGCCACGTAACGCAGGACGCGGAAGTTATCGTTGCCCGGCGCATCTTCCGGCAATTTGCCACGTGACGCTTTCATCGCGTTAGCAGTTTGCATCACACGCAGCCAGTTTTCCCCAACACGCCCCATGGCTTGTGAGTCACTGGAGAACATGGAGATAACCCCCATATCGTGCAGGACGTTTTCTGCCGCGATAGTTTCCGGGCGCACACGGCTTTCGGCGAAAGAGACGTCTGCGGGCACATTCGGGTTGAGGTTATGGCACACCATTATCATGTCGAACAGTTCAGCTTGACTGTTAACACCGTATGGCAGGGTTGGGTTTGTCGAACTTGGCAGTACGTTAGGTTGGCTGGCGACACGAATAATATCCGGCGCATGGCCCCCACCCGCACCCTCGGTATGGAAGGTGTGAATTGTACGGCCTTCAAATGCATCAATGGTATCTTCCACATAACCACATTCATTCAGGCTATCGGTATGCACCGAAACCTGAATATCCATTTCATCCGCCATCCGCAATGAATGGCGCAGGGCATTGGCAGTCGCACCCCAGTCTTCATGGACTTTATAGCCGACAACACCGGCGATCGCCTGTTCCAGTAATGGACCACGGCCGTAAGAGTTACCTTTACCCAAGATACCCACGTTGACAGGCAGGCCCTCAATTGAGCGCAGCATCTGGCGAATATTCCACGGGCCAGGAGTTACCGTCGTCCCATTGGTTCCATCTGTTGGGCCAATACCCCCACCGAAGAAAGTCGCCACGCCATTAGATAGCGCATGGTAAGCCTGTTGTGGGGAGATTAAGTGAATATGAGTATCAATACCGGCGGCGGTCAGAATCAAATGCTCACCAGAAATGGCATCAGTACTGACACCCACCACCATTCCAGGTGTAACTCCGTCCATCACGCCTGGGTTGCCGCTTTTACCAATACCGGCAATTTTGCCATCGCGGATGCCGACGTCAGCTTTGATAACCCCTAAACGGGCATCAACAATGGTGACGTTGGTAATCACTAAATCCAGAACACCATTATCGCGAGTCAGATGGTTATTCGCGCCCATCCCATCACGTAATGACTTACCCCCACCGTAAACCGACTCTTCACCATATCCACGCAGATCTTTTTCGATTTCGATAAACAGGTTGGTATCACCCAAACGGATTTTATCGCCCGTCGTTGGGCCAAATAGACCCGCGTATTCTTGCCGAGAAATTTGAGGCATCTGTCGCTCCTTTTTCCGGTGCGTGTAGTTGTATCGCTATGTCGTTATATAGCTAATTACACGTATGCGAATTTCGATAATTTTTATTGAAGTAGGTGTCATTTAGACGATTTGAAACCGCGTTCAGCCGCGCGACGGATAGCTTCGAGCTTATCCGGGCGTTCGCTATTCGGCACCACGCCTTCACCGGTCCAACCATCCACCAGGTTGTTAAAGCCATACAGTGTTTGCTTGCCACCGAACGGGATCAGCGGAACTTCGGTTTCATCACCGGGTTCAAAACGGATTGCGGTGGTTGAAGAGATATTCAGTCTTTTTCCATAAGCCGCAGCACGGTCAAACTCCAAAGCGCGGTTAACTTCAAAGAAGTGGAAATGTGAGCCAATCTGGATTGGTCGGTCGCCGGTATTACGAACCTTCACTTTGGTAACGGGCTTATTCTCATTAAAAGTTATCGGCGTATCGGCTAAAATGCAGCCACCGAGAGGGGTATTTTGTTCTGAATAAGCGGTACTTGATTTCGTTCCTCTATTCGTCTTTGTACTTGTTGTCTTGGCGGTACTTGCCTTTGTGGTATTTGTTTTCGTGCTCATGCTTTAATCCTCTGCAATATTCAGTTCAGGTTTTACTCGCATGCTGCCGTCATTCATTTAATTGGGTCGTGCACCGTGACCAAACGGCTACCGTCAGTAAAAATTGCTTCAACCTGAACATTTGGAATCAGATCAGCCACGCCGTCCATCACATCATCTTTCGTGAGAACTTTACTGGCTTCTTTCATCACATCTTCTACAGATTTGCCATCTCTGGCCCCTTCCATTGCAGTCACTGTGATAATAGAAACGGCCTCTGGATAATTGAGTTTCAAGCCACGCGCTTTACGTTTGAACGCCACATCAGACAGCGTGTAGATCATGAGCTTTTCAACTTCTCTTGGGGTGAGCTGCATAAGCCCTCCTGTATCGTGTTAAAAAAGTGAAAGTGAGAAAAACAACCTACTGAAGACGACCAATAACCTCAGCGGTACAGTTGATAATCACAACTGTGTTTAGCGGGGTTATCCCGTCAGATTTATTTGTGTGATGATTTGTTCGGGTAGGTATTTTTTACCGCTTTTAGTTATCTCAATCAATAGTGAAAGAGTGTTCATTAATAATTTCTTACTAAAACAGAAAAGAATAGCTGCCTTTATCCACAGTAAAAAATATAGAGGGAAATCGATTAATCGTTTGCGTTCTATAGCTAATATCATAGCTACTAAATCCCTGTATTTAACACCAAATTTCGGCCTATTTTTTATAGCAGAGATGTCTATAAATCAATATTTTGCTATAAAAAAATCATCTCTAACCAATATAGACCAAAACCTGAAAAATTCATTGTTAATTGAAAATTTAATAAAAATGGCCTTACAAAGCACAGGTGATATTGAAAATAAAGCAATAATATCAACATGTTATAGATAATAGTGAGTGAGTTTATATTTGTCGCGAATAAAGATTTTACGGTATTTAAATAGAGGGTTTATGCTAAAAAAATCTTTAGGATAAAAAGCAGGCAGAATGAATCACAAGGGGTATCAACCTTGTAAAATGGTGTATAAAAACACATGACAACATTTGAGATATATCTTGAATTAATTTTATACCCATTACAAATTAATATTCACCGGCACATCACCACAATGATAAAACTTTATCCATTCGTTATGTTAACAGTTATTCCCTCTCTCTGGCAGGTAACAGTTTTCAACTATTTGAAAATAACATGACCTTGGTCAAAATCTTTATAATCTTATGTCTATAAAAACCACCTATTCAGTCAGCCATTATTCCTTTATTATTTACTCCCTATTAATTATAACCAAATTCAACCTGTTTTTATCATGGACAAACCGAGATGAGGTTTCAGTTCTGGCCGCGAATAACGTGGTTTTTCATGCTCTCTTTCGGGTATCCAGA
It encodes the following:
- the ureE gene encoding urease accessory protein UreE translates to MILIEHILGNVKKDPVWQEKLKGATFDLLVLDQREAQKSRCRKLSSQGLDLGISLDRHVVLADGDVLAWDEETHVAVVVQINLRDVMVIDLSELKSRSPDELIKTCFELGHALGNQHWKAVTKNNEVYVPLTVATTMMDSVMRTHGFQHLPFRFVKGAEILPLLSNSEARLLFGGAEDTDTHVHVASPLDDPHGSGLHIHAIHSHGDGHSHSHDHDHSHSHGDHDHDHKH
- a CDS encoding urease subunit alpha encodes the protein MPQISRQEYAGLFGPTTGDKIRLGDTNLFIEIEKDLRGYGEESVYGGGKSLRDGMGANNHLTRDNGVLDLVITNVTIVDARLGVIKADVGIRDGKIAGIGKSGNPGVMDGVTPGMVVGVSTDAISGEHLILTAAGIDTHIHLISPQQAYHALSNGVATFFGGGIGPTDGTNGTTVTPGPWNIRQMLRSIEGLPVNVGILGKGNSYGRGPLLEQAIAGVVGYKVHEDWGATANALRHSLRMADEMDIQVSVHTDSLNECGYVEDTIDAFEGRTIHTFHTEGAGGGHAPDIIRVASQPNVLPSSTNPTLPYGVNSQAELFDMIMVCHNLNPNVPADVSFAESRVRPETIAAENVLHDMGVISMFSSDSQAMGRVGENWLRVMQTANAMKASRGKLPEDAPGNDNFRVLRYVAKITINPAIAQGVSHVIGSVEVGKMADLVLWDPRFFGAKPKMVIKGGMINWAAMGDPNASLPTPQPVFYRPMFGAMGKTMQDTCVTFVSQAALDDGVKEKAGLDRQVMAVKNCRTISKHDLVRNDQTPNIEVDPETFAVKVDGVHATCEPIDTASMNQRYFFG
- the ureB gene encoding urease subunit beta yields the protein MSTKTNTTKASTAKTTSTKTNRGTKSSTAYSEQNTPLGGCILADTPITFNENKPVTKVKVRNTGDRPIQIGSHFHFFEVNRALEFDRAAAYGKRLNISSTTAIRFEPGDETEVPLIPFGGKQTLYGFNNLVDGWTGEGVVPNSERPDKLEAIRRAAERGFKSSK
- a CDS encoding urease subunit gamma, whose product is MQLTPREVEKLMIYTLSDVAFKRKARGLKLNYPEAVSIITVTAMEGARDGKSVEDVMKEASKVLTKDDVMDGVADLIPNVQVEAIFTDGSRLVTVHDPIK